Proteins from a genomic interval of Rhodococcoides fascians A25f:
- a CDS encoding Jag family protein → MVEADQLSAVDADADENAVIEQSPASEVVEDKAAKAAPDDDDDDDDDEDYLVEEGEIAGDYLEQLLDVLDFDGDIDLDVEGDRAIVSIDGGDDLAKLVGRKGEVLDALQELTRLAVQQSTGERSKLMLDVAGWRAKRRTELGNLGAEAARRVLESGEREELTPMTPFERKIVHDAVAKIDGVASESTGVEPSRRVVVVKG, encoded by the coding sequence ATGGTCGAGGCCGATCAGCTCAGCGCGGTCGACGCGGATGCGGACGAGAATGCCGTGATAGAGCAATCCCCCGCGTCCGAGGTGGTCGAAGACAAGGCCGCGAAGGCCGCGCCTGACGATGACGACGACGATGATGACGACGAGGACTACTTGGTCGAGGAAGGCGAGATCGCCGGCGATTACCTCGAACAGCTTCTCGACGTTCTCGACTTCGACGGAGATATCGACCTGGACGTCGAGGGCGACCGGGCCATCGTCAGCATCGACGGTGGGGACGATCTCGCCAAGCTCGTAGGCCGTAAGGGTGAGGTTCTCGATGCTCTTCAGGAACTGACCCGATTGGCCGTTCAGCAGTCGACCGGAGAGCGCAGCAAGCTGATGCTCGACGTTGCCGGCTGGCGGGCGAAGCGTCGTACCGAACTGGGCAATCTCGGTGCCGAAGCCGCGCGTCGAGTGTTGGAATCGGGCGAGCGAGAAGAACTGACTCCGATGACTCCGTTCGAGCGCAAGATCGTGCACGATGCAGTCGCCAAGATCGACGGCGTTGCCAGCGAGAGCACAGGAGTCGAGCCGTCTCGGCGGGTAGTTGTCGTCAAGGGATAG